CGGAATTACGCATTGAATTATTGACAGAAACCCTGATGAATGAGAACCGCATATGTGATCGACTTGTCAAGCACGGCAAAATACTCTTCCATGCGCCGCTCGAATTGGTTCGGTTCACGAAAGACGATGCAGCCGATTATCTGCTCAATGACCTGACCGATCACCCGCACGCATTCGTCCTCGCGTCCATCATGGACCGCCAGATCAAAGCAGAGCGTGCATGGCTCATTCCCTATCGGTTCAAAGAAAAGCTTGGTAGCTTCTCCATGGAAACACTGGTTCGGCAGTCTGAATCTGACATCCAACGCCTGATGTTAGAACCAGAACCACTTCACCGATTCGTAGATATCATGTCGGGATATTTTTTCAAAGCAATCCGACGGATAGCAGATCAATACGAATCAGACGCTTCCCGCATCTGGCAGGACAAACCATCCAGCGCTACTGCTGTCTACCGTTTTCTTGAATTCGAAGGTGTTGACCCCAAGATTGCTACCATGGACGCAAACATCCTCGCACGAGAATTCAAGATTGAGTTCGCTGACCACTACTCAATCGACATCTCGGCAGACGTACACGTTCGACGTGTGTTCGGCAGGTTGGGACTTACGCCAATGGACGCGACTGTAGATCAACTCATTTTCAGAGCAAGAGGACTGCATCCAGATTTTCCCGGCCTGATGGATTTCCCCGCGTGGGAAATCGGCCGAAACTGGTGTAGACCGAAGAAAACACAATGCAGTGGATGTTACATGAAGGATCTGTGCCCGTCTGCAAATGATAGAACGGCCAACGAATAAGATCGTGTGAGGAGGCAACAAATGGGATCTTCAGTCACTGCAACTTGTCCATGCGGACAAAACACTGAAATTATGATCGGTGGGGGTATGAATAATTTCATGACTACATGCTATTTTCCCTGCTTCTGCGGGAAT
Above is a window of Desulfotignum balticum DSM 7044 DNA encoding:
- a CDS encoding iron-sulfur cluster loop, whose translation is MNENRICDRLVKHGKILFHAPLELVRFTKDDAADYLLNDLTDHPHAFVLASIMDRQIKAERAWLIPYRFKEKLGSFSMETLVRQSESDIQRLMLEPEPLHRFVDIMSGYFFKAIRRIADQYESDASRIWQDKPSSATAVYRFLEFEGVDPKIATMDANILAREFKIEFADHYSIDISADVHVRRVFGRLGLTPMDATVDQLIFRARGLHPDFPGLMDFPAWEIGRNWCRPKKTQCSGCYMKDLCPSANDRTANE